The following proteins are encoded in a genomic region of Eriocheir sinensis breed Jianghai 21 chromosome 2, ASM2467909v1, whole genome shotgun sequence:
- the LOC126999053 gene encoding uncharacterized protein LOC126999053 isoform X3: MASQDGCREGEEVGHGAGPGEVKPGQMDLIAAMLAGMRQEMAVDHEAQAQKAHEQAQRVDKMAREQAQRADEQACHLVDVLQSNISSLKVETQQYTDRACDKVRSELLEKVQTLEGEVQGMRKVERQLREVATSRVEEKEASRVVAANTGVADLLGVAWGPWQGTLGPRSVVSEPVAAAGGWGANGTTLLGPAGAGVGPIYPASLPPSPHPPPPCRLICSPRGSCPPPHSPSVSHRSGRRRLAEYDGKVAWEAYVTQFEMLAAAQGWGEAEKVL; encoded by the coding sequence ATGGCgtcccaagatggctgccgtgagggagaggaggtgggccATGGGGCTGGCCCGGGTGAAGTGAAACCGGGCCAAATGGACTTgatcgctgccatgctggccggTATGAGGCAGGAAATGGCAGTGGACCATGAGGCACAGGCTCAGAAGGCacacgagcaggctcagagggtaGACAAGatggcacgcgagcaggctcagagggcagacgagcaggccTGCCATCTTGTCGACGTTCTGCAGAGCAATATCTCGTCTCTGAAGGTGGAAACACAGCAGTACACAGACCGGGCTTGTGACAAGGTCAGGAGTGAACTGCTGGAGAAGGTGCAGACTCTAGAAGGTGAGGTCCAGGGCATGAGGAAGGTGGAGAGGCAGCTGCGCGAGGTGGCAACGTCGcgtgtggaggaaaaagaagcctCACGTGTTGTGGCGGCAAACACCGGGGTGGCGGATCTTTTGGGGGTCGCGTGGGGCCCTTGGCAGGGAACCCTGGGGCCGCGCAGTGTCGTGTCGGAGCCAGTagctgctgcaggaggctggggagccaaCGGAACCACTCTCTTGGGTCCAGCTGGCGCCGGAGTCGGACCCATTtaccccgcctcgttgcctccctcaccccatccccctcctccatgtAGGTTGATTTGCAGCCCACGTGGGTCGTGTCCTCCACCACACAGCCCCTCAGTTTCCCACCGTTCAGGGAGGCGCAGGCTGGCGGAGTATGATGGGAAGGTGGCCTGGGAGGCCTATGTCACCCAGTTCGAGATgctagctgctgcccagggctggggtgAGGCTGAGAAGGTGCTCTAG